A region of Rhodospirillales bacterium DNA encodes the following proteins:
- a CDS encoding MFS transporter: MMTLAMGMRQNLGLFQTPASKDLGIAIADFALAISVQQVAWGLTQPIAGVLTDKYGTRWVALTGCLMFIAGLALTAMAQGSGMIVVGSGVLIGAALSCTSSGVTANIAARVVAPGRRTLAFGIVSAAGSVGSLVTAPLAAYIIDVDGWRAGLWAFAILALAMLPAAWMGGRADRLPTGLPQDKALTLGGALNEARRHSGYVVMAAAYFVCGLQLVFLTTHLPTYLEACGMDRSYGATALMLIGGFNIVSSWGCGYLGDRLPKRYLLGTLYILRSLTLGAFFLFPPTPVTVVIFAITMGVLWLGVIPLVNGLVVDIFGLRYLSTLTGIAFLSHQTGSFLGAWGGGYIFTALGSYDMAWKIGVLIGLLAGTMQLLMNDKPTPRMAAQPAE, encoded by the coding sequence ATGATGACGCTGGCCATGGGCATGCGTCAGAATCTGGGCCTGTTCCAGACGCCGGCCTCGAAGGACCTCGGCATCGCCATCGCCGATTTCGCGCTGGCGATATCCGTCCAGCAGGTGGCGTGGGGCCTGACCCAGCCGATCGCCGGCGTGCTGACCGACAAGTACGGCACGCGCTGGGTGGCGTTGACGGGCTGCCTGATGTTCATCGCCGGCCTGGCGCTGACGGCGATGGCGCAGGGTTCCGGCATGATCGTGGTCGGGTCCGGCGTGCTGATCGGCGCGGCGCTGTCTTGCACCTCCTCCGGCGTGACCGCCAACATCGCCGCCCGGGTCGTGGCGCCGGGCCGCCGCACCTTGGCGTTCGGCATCGTCTCGGCCGCCGGCTCGGTGGGCAGCCTCGTCACCGCGCCGCTGGCGGCCTACATCATCGATGTCGACGGCTGGCGCGCAGGACTGTGGGCGTTCGCGATTCTGGCGCTGGCGATGCTGCCGGCGGCGTGGATGGGCGGCCGCGCCGACCGCCTGCCGACCGGCTTGCCGCAGGACAAGGCGCTGACGCTCGGTGGCGCCTTGAACGAGGCCCGCCGGCACTCCGGCTACGTGGTGATGGCCGCGGCCTATTTCGTCTGCGGCCTGCAGCTCGTGTTCCTGACCACGCATCTGCCGACCTACCTCGAGGCCTGCGGCATGGACCGGTCCTACGGCGCCACGGCGCTGATGCTGATCGGCGGCTTCAACATCGTCAGTTCGTGGGGCTGCGGCTACCTCGGCGACCGCCTTCCCAAGCGCTACCTGCTGGGCACGCTCTACATCCTGCGCTCGCTGACCCTGGGCGCGTTCTTCCTGTTCCCGCCGACGCCGGTCACCGTCGTGATCTTCGCGATCACCATGGGCGTGCTGTGGCTGGGCGTCATCCCGCTGGTGAACGGCCTGGTCGTCGACATCTTCGGCCTGCGGTATCTGTCGACGCTGACGGGCATCGCCTTCCTCAGCCACCAGACCGGCTCGTTCCTCGGCGCCTGGGGCGGCGGCTACATCTTCACCGCGCTGGGCTCCTACGACATGGCGTGGAAAATCGGCGTCCTGATCGGCCTGCTCGCCGGCACCATGCAGCTGCTGATGAACGACAAACCGACCCCGCGCATGGCGGCCCAGCCGGCGGAGTGA
- a CDS encoding AbrB/MazE/SpoVT family DNA-binding domain-containing protein, protein MLKVKVTTVGSSIGIVLPREVLNHLKVGKGDTLSVVETSKGVELSAYDPEFEAIMESARKGMRKYRNALRELAK, encoded by the coding sequence ATGCTCAAGGTCAAGGTCACGACAGTCGGCAGCTCGATCGGAATCGTGCTGCCGCGTGAGGTTTTGAACCACCTGAAGGTCGGCAAGGGGGACACGCTGAGCGTGGTGGAGACCTCGAAGGGCGTAGAACTCAGCGCCTACGATCCCGAATTCGAGGCGATCATGGAATCCGCGCGGAAGGGCATGCGCAAGTACCGCAACGCCCTGCGCGAACTGGCGAAATGA